In Penaeus monodon isolate SGIC_2016 chromosome 26, NSTDA_Pmon_1, whole genome shotgun sequence, the following are encoded in one genomic region:
- the LOC119590138 gene encoding myosin-2 heavy chain, non muscle-like translates to MTFWQENYGFVKEVYDFRCSKYLEWMDNIEAIIGKVMANTQYTAKEFKIIKDTFTSLCRDLDKEGTKAWLDMMLEKLSTHSSENEENLSGRDKAMKAQEKKKLEAMIERHKGLMGPTMEAQSKVDHYSECYAFGDDIHPVMKVLNEQRHLSMKEIHPHNMDMCEEQIDKQEKVLRTIENQAPIYNELMKRGAKLKSNPNAPSFLEREIAKLEETWKDTNEKAQQRIELLNGTFKDWEVYEQQRQAIMAPLDTLEDQFKTYKKIYDPKKGSDWLERKKKKAEENKKVALEIYEVIKKCFATIIALAGEDKREFMEKEIIDIDEKKQIVDKVDKALTDLTEFNQRLQKMVSQLAELRAWMTPAGEKLNFITTSVELSPEDRVKEIFDLQGQVNERLPVLEPLEAEVHALLDEEEGQTNETALGHMREFETIKDTINELHDRIEIEAGSITQDQKYFADYLHGVKNFKPWMEDAENVAKTALQKPEKLEEALALLETVKTFETACQENRSKLDAAAESRSLMEKCTKEDNEVETLTNRWDVVKKTADERVKKVQELCDTWSALTNVTENLTKTITDIPGSTMPDVATLENIFKEFKEINDKKVKLLAVV, encoded by the exons ATGACCTTCTGGCAGGAGAATTACGGTTTCGTTAAGGAGGTTTATGACTTCCGGTGCTCCAAGTACCTGGAATGGATGGACAACATCGAAGCCATCATCGGCAAGGTGATGGCCAACACGCAATACACCGCCAAGGAGTTTAAGATCATCAAGGACACGTTCACT TCTCTCTGCCGCGACCTGGACAAGGAGGGCACGAAGGCATGGCTGGACATGATGCTGGAGAAGCTGTCGACGCACAGCAGCGAGAACGAGGAGAACCTGTCCGGCCGCGACAAGGCCATGAAGgcgcaggagaagaagaagctcGAGGCCATGATTGAACGCCACAAGGGGCTCATGGGTCCTACCATGGAGGCACAGA GTAAAGTCGACCATTACTCCGAGTGCTATGCCTTTGGTGACGACATCCATCCTGTCATGAAGGTGCTGAACGAACAGCGCCATTTATCCATGAAGGAGATCCACCCTCACAACATGGATATGTGTGAGGAGCAGATCGACAAGCAGGAGAAG gTCCTCCGCACCATCGAGAACCAGGCGCCCATCTACAACGAGCTGATGAAACGCGGAGCCAAGCTGAAGTCTAACCCCAACGCCCCGTCCTTCCTGGAGCGCGAGATTGCCAAACTGGAGGAGACGTGGAAGGACACCAACGAAAAAGCTCAGCAGCGTATTGAATTACTCAATG gcACATTCAAGGACTGGGAGGTGTATGAGCAGCAGCGCCAGGCCATCATGGCTCCTCTGGACACCCTGGAGGACCAGTTCAAGACCTACAAGAAGATCTACGACCCCAAGAAGGGCTCGGACTGgctggagaggaagaagaagaaggccgAGGAGAACAAGAAGGTCGCCCTCGAGATCTACGAGGTGATCAAGAAGTGCTTTGCCACCATCATCGCTCTCGCTGGCGAAGACAAGAGGGAGTTTATGGAGAAGGAGATCATTGATATCGACGAGAAGAAGCAGATCGTCGACAAGGTGGACAAGGCGCTCACTGACCTCACCGAGTTCAACCAGAGGCTCCAGAAGATGGTCAGCCAACTGGCGGAACTCAGGGCCTGGATGACTCCGGCTGGGGAGAAGCTCAACTTCATCACCACCTCCGTCGAACTCTCGCCCGAAGACCGCGTCAAGGAAATCTTTGATCTTCAGGGACAG GTTAACGAAAGGCTGCCAGTCTTGGAACCTTTAGAAGCGGAAGTCCACGCTCTTTTGGACG agGAGGAAGGCCAGACCAACGAGACGGCCCTGGGACACATGCGCGAGTTCGAAACCATTAAAGATACCATCAACGAACTGCATGACAGGATCGAGATTGAAGCCGGATCCATCACGCAGGACCAGAAATACTTCGCCGATTACCTCCACGGCGTCAAGAACTTCAAGCCGTGGATGGAGGACGCCGAAAACGTGGCCAAGACGGCCCTACAGAAGCCCGAGAAACTGGAGGAGGCCCTGGCGTTGCTGGAGACGGTcaag ACCTTCGAAACGGCCTGCCAGGAGAACAGGTCGAAGCTCGACGCGGCGGCCGAGTCGAGGTCCCTCATGGAGAAGTGCACGAAGGAGGATAACGAGGTCGAGACGCTCACCAACCGCTGGGACGTCGTGAAGAAGACGGCCGACGAGCGAGTTAAAAAG GTCCAAGAGCTCTGCGACACGTGGTCCGCCCTGACCAACGTGACGGAGAATCTCACGAAGACCATCACGGACATCCCCGGGTCCACGATGCCAGATGTCGCCACGCTCGAAAACATCTTTAAGGAATTCAAGGAAATTAATGACAAGAAGGTCAAGCTCTTGGCTGTTGTTTAA